The genomic DNA TGGAAACAAATGATTCTATAAAAGTCTTGAAACGAGTTTTGAGTTTCAGAATTGAAATCTGTTTTCCATCAGCTGCTATTTTAACATGTTTTGAGGATTAAATTGTTTCTGAACTTGTTCTGGCCGAAAGACTTCCTGCTGTGTGTATtctggaaatatatataaatcattatTACTGCAGATGATTGAAGAAGAATCAATAAATCATGAGTTAAAAACTGAATCTGGACGTCTGCAGAACATTTATACTTTAAGATGTTTTGAttgaacatgtttttgtttgaatattttttattttactttgtattcttgttttatttctgattgATTTCCTGCATGTCTTCAGCTTCACGTCTCGGAGCTGCAGCTTCTCTGGAGTTTGTTTCAGAGGATTGCACATGTTGCAGTTCTGTTTAAAGGATCGTTGTAGTCCGATAATTTAAGGTTTTTTTCTACTTTATGTCTTGTTTTGGACACGAGGTGGCAGCAGAGGGAAAGATGCAGAATTATGTCTTTTTAAGTCatgaaaaaaactatttttattttaggtggcttaattttcttctatttcaaagactttaaataatttaaaaatcattattaataaaacaaaagataaaataacactttaatCCTGAAGGACACTTGTGCCAAAAACTGCTAAAATATTACATGAAGTAAAAAACAAtagagtaaaaaataaacaagtaatatacataaaataaaaattaaagagtaatacatatatatttataagaagTATTACCAGGGCCTAATAGAATAACAATACAAGTAagatacattttgtaaaaataaataaactaaaatacaaaagtaatatTTCACATGATCTTTGAAAGTAATAtacttttgaaaatgtgttgttgGCAATATAGATGGTCTGtcgggcttttattttgtaggctcagacaggaagtggtttTATCTCATCCCGTGCAGCTTGACGTCTCCAGCGTCAGGTCCGGGCTCGAGGTTGCCCCAGCAACTCACAGGATGGACCAATGATACTGGGGGGGGGACAGACCCGTCAGCTCGTCCTCCTTTAAAACCTTCGTGCGTCCTGAGCGCGCGGCCGGCGAAGAGGACACTTAAACACTGTCTGAAGCTGCACACGTGCGTCTCTGCTGTGTCGCATGTGAGCACGCGCAGTCTCCTTCCTTTGCGCGTCTCCTCGCTGTGGACCACGGGGGTGTTGGAGGAGTCTCGTCTCGTGATGGGACACGGCCGCTGTCATCTTCCGCGAGGATGAGCCACAGAAGCAGCCCCGCGCGAGCGCACGACTTCCTGCTGAAGTTCCTGCTGGTGGGGGACAGCGACGTGGGGAAGGGAGAGATCCTCGCGAGCCTGCAGGACGGAGCCAGCGAGTCCCCGTATGGATACAAcctgggtgagtgtgtgtttgcgcgGGGGGGGCTCTAAACAACTACCAGTGGATCAAAGCACGTGACAGATCAGATACAatcataataactttatttacacagaactttaataaaaacagttttctcaGTGGTTCACGTTCATATGAAGCTGCAACTCCGATTCTTTCCATTGTGGATTCTGtcatcttcactactacagatacagatactacagatactactgatgctgtcatcttcactactacagatacagatactactgatgctatcatcttcactactacagatacagatactactgatgctatcatcttcactactacagatacagatactactgatgctatcatcttcactactacagatacagatactactgatgctatcatcttcactactacagatacagatactgatactacagatactactgatgctatcatcttcactactacagatacagatactactgatgctgtcatcttcactactacagatacagatactactgatgctatcatcttcactactacagatacagatactactgatgctatcatcttcactactacagatacagatactactgatgctgtcatcttcactactacagatacagatactactgatgctgtcatcttcactactacagatacagatactactgatgctatcatcttcactactacagatacagatactactgatgctatcatcttcactactacagatacagatactactgatgctatcatcttcactactacagatacagatactactgatgctatcatcttcactactacagatacagatactactgatgctatcatcttcactactacagatacagatactactgatgctatcatcttcactactacagatacagatactacagatactactgatgctgtcatcttcactactacagatacagatactactgatgctatcatcttcactactacagaTACTGATACTAAAGATACTACTGATGCTatcatcttcactactacagatacagatactactgatgcTATCATCTTTACTACTACAGATACTGATACTAAAGATACTACTGATGCTatcatcttcactactacagatacagatactactgacgctatcatcttcactactacagatacagatactactgatgctgtcatcttcactactacagatacagatactactgatgctatcatcttcactactacagatacagatactactgatgctgtcatcttcactactacagatacagatactactgatgctgtcatcttcactactacagatacagatactactgatgctatcatcttcactactacagaTACAAATACTAAAGATACTACTGATGCTatcatcttcactactacagatacagatagtactgatgctgtcatcttcactactacagatacagatactactgatgctgtcatcttcactactacagatacagatactactgatgctgtcatcttcactactacagatacagatactactgatgctatcatcttcactactacagatacagatactactgatgctatcatcttcactactacagatacagatactactgatgctgtcatcttcactactacagatacagatactgatactacagatactactgatgctgtcatcttcactactacagatactgatactactacagatactgatactacagatactgaTACTAAAGATACTACTGATGCTGtcatcttcactactacagatactgatactacagatactgaTACAACAGATACTGATAGTACAgatactgatactacagatactgatactacagatactgaTACTAAAGATACTGATAGTACAgatactgatactacagatactgatactacagatactgaTACTAAAgatactgatactacagatactgatactacagatacagatactactgatgctgtcatcttcactactacagatacagatactactgatgctgtcatcttcactactacagatacagatactactgatgctatcatcttcactactacagatacagatactactgatgctgtcatcttcactactacagatacagatactactgatgttgtcatcttcactactacagatacagatactactgatgctgtcatcttcactactacagatacagatactactgatgctgtcatcttcactactacagatacagatactactgatgctatcatcttcactactacatatacagatactactgatgctgtcatcttcactactacatatacagatactgatactacagatactactgatgcTGTCATCTTCACTCCTACAgatactgatactacagatactactgatgctgtagtatgtagtatctgtagtatctgtagtagtaTCTgtcatagtatctgtagtagtagtatcagtagtagtagtatctgtagtatctttagtagtatatgtagtatctgtagtatctgtagtagtagtagtagtagtatatatagtatctgtagtagtagtagtatatatagtatctgtagtagtagtagtagtagtagtatctgTTGTatctgtagtagtagtatctgtagtagtagtagtatatatagtatctgtagtagtagcagtatctGTAGTAGTATCtatagtatcagtagtagtagtagtatatgttgtatctgtagtagtagtagtatctgtagtagtaTGTGTAGTATCGTTGGTAGTAAAACACATAGTcgtagtagctgtagtagtagtagtatcattGGTAGTAAAACAcatagtggtagtagtggtagtagtagtggtggtagtagtagtggtggtagtagtagtagtagtagtagtagtggtagtaatagtggtagtagtagtagtagtagtagtatctgtagtagtagtagtagtatctgtagtagtagtagtagtagtggtagtatgTGTAGTAACATTGGTAGTAAAACAcatagtggtagtagtagtggtagtggtagtggtagtagtagtagtagtggtggtagtggtggtagtagtagtagtagtggtggtagtggtggtagtagtagtagtagtagtggtagtagtagtagtagtagtagtagtggtagtagtagtggtagtagtagtggtagtagtagtagtggtagtagtagtagtggtggtagtagtagtggtagtagtagtggtggtagtagtagtagtagtagtggtggtagtagtagtagtagtagtagtggtagtagtggtagtagtagtggtagtagtggtggtagtagtagtagtagtagtggtggtagtagtagtggtagtagtagtagtggtggtagtagtagtggtggtagtagtagtagtagtagtggtggtagtagtagtagtggtggtagtagtggtggtagtagtagtagtggtggtagtagtagtggtagtagtagtagtggtggtagtagtagtggtggtggtagtagtagtagtagtagtggtagtagtagtagtagtagtggtggtggtagtggtggtggtagtagtggtggtagtagtagtagtagtagtagtagtagtagtagtatgtgtAGTATCATTGGTCGTAAAACACATATTGATGACTTCATACTTGTCACAGGACTGacgttgacctttgacctcctatCTGCAGCTGAAGCTGTCTCTgatatttaaagttttaaagatttaaaatgttaaaaacatatCTGATGGACTATAAAGTATAAATGCAACACGTGttttctgtgcacacacacacacacacacacacacacacacacacacaggctgcatgTTTCCTCAGCGGATGGAAGCTGTTGATGTTACAGTGATGTACTCACTGATGAGATGAGAACAAACATGTCGCTctgacaacaaaacaacaaagttatCTGAAGCAGAACCAACAATATCGTTCAAACCAAAGACATATAATATAAAGCTCGTTAAATTAATATTCCTGTTTACATGCAGCTGTGCTCACATGACCCACACCCTAAAGTTCATCTCCGCGggcgcgcgcacgcacgcacacacacacacacacacacacacacacgcactggcATAAATGATACATGAAGCATCTTGTGAAAGTGGTGTTACACAAGAGGTTTGTAGACTGATgtcaaaacgtgtgtgtgtgtgtgtgtgtgtgtgtgtgtgtgtgtgtgttgtcacttGCAGACAGCGCCTGATAATTACTGTTGTAAAAGAGACGAACCACTCGCTGCTCTTTGTTCCCGCCGGGGAGATCGTGTGGCAGCAGCCTGATATTAGCAGctaatcatgtgtgtgtgcgcgtgtgtgtcgTCTTGAAGCCTCCAGCGGTGGATCTTCTTAATCTCTGGAGCGGAGGCTGAGAGGTTGTTGGTTCTAATCCCTGAGAAACGTCTTTAAAGGAATAATGTAACGGGAGCCTTTACTGTTGTCCTGCCGCCTCCATCACTCAGGGAACAGTGAGGCTCATCTAACACAacctgcaggggggggggctcctctggttgtatagaagtctatgagaaaatgtttcttcttctctgtaacatccagcagggtgcgactcctctggttgtatagaagtctatgagaaaatgtttctacttctctcttgatttattatgagtttatgtctcaatctgtagtttcaagtcttcttcaacatgatgttcatttagtaatttatggaaacatttaaaatagagggTAAAGCAGGgactacctgtgattgacaggtagaGTCGTCTGCAAGACAAGATGCATTTgtgagttttaaaaataaaagaaatccgAAGCTACGTAGTAGCTCATGAGGTCGTTAacgttgtgtctgtgtgtgtgtgttggttgctTTGGTTTGTTCAGAAAGTGTCACCTTGAATTCTCTGTAACTGTTTAAAGGAAACTCACAAgtttattattctgtgtttcAGGAATCGACTACAAGACGACCACCATCCTTCTGGATGGGAGGAGAGTCAAGCTGCAGCTCTGGtactgcacactcacacacacacacacacaccatattaTCAGACTTTATTTTGCAGCTTCATGCTGACTCtaaaaagggaagaaataaaaacaaagtcacaTAAAGCATCTTATTGGAACAAACATCTGAATAAACTGTAAATATGAAAAACAGGCACAAAAAGGTCGATGAGGAGAATGCATAAAATCATGCAGGATGCAAGATGTTGGTGGGATTACAGTGTAtttaaagtcacacacacacggctctaAACTCCCGACGCTCTCGGATGTATTTTTAGAACGGTTTTGCTTTTAGCCAAGTCAATATTATTCATCTGAAACTTTCTTTGATGTTTAATCGGATGAGACACTTTagctgttttatgtgtgtgtgtgtgtgtgtctgtgtgtgtgtgtgtgtgtgtgtgtgtgtgtgtgtttatagtgcCCTTTGCCTCTCCCCTGGCTACACACACTAAATCCCCTCCTGATGTGACATCCTCACGACGACACAGAGCTCCTGTTCTGCAGCGTATCAGGAACATTATAACtcaaacaataataaattatgaGGCTTCAAGAGAGAATAATCATTTATAGGGAAACACGAGAAAGAAATCGTATATCTTCTGAGATTATACAATCATAAATCTGTGAGAGAAATAAATTCAGAAAGACTTTGAGATTAAAGTTGATGAAGAAATGTCATATAAGATGAAAGTCGTGAATGTACGAGAATAAAATCTGATAATATCTAAAATCAAAGTAGGAAATTTATGAGGAAGAAAATCACAAATTGACGACGGCTCTTATTCCGACAAGAAGAACAACGAGTCATGATCCAGTCCTGAGTCAGAACCAACAAGAAGAACGAGTCATGATCCAGTCCTGAGTCCTTATATCACACAAGCTGCTGGTGATGAAATCTGAAATGATCATGTTTCAGTCCAACATATAACATCAATTATATAGAAACTCAATGTTAACCTTAAAAGTGTTTGAATCTGTGTGTCTGATTATTTGTTGCTTCAGGGACACGTCTGGTCAGGGACGGTTCTGCACCATCTTCAGATCGTACTCCAGAGGAGCACAGGTACGTCTCACCTGCTGACCTCTGCTAATGCTCTGCTAGCTGTTTGCTAATGCTCTGCTAGCTGTGTGCTAATGCTCTGCTAGCTGTGTGCTAATACTCTGCTAGCTGTGTGCTAACGGTCATATTCAGTTTATGCTAAGACTTCCTAATTATCTAATCAGGAGTACCGAGGTCACCAAGTTGAGGCCATAATTCTGAAAACGTGACGTACTCGTTTCAGTTTAGTGAGGAATCCAGCATGCGCTTGAGTTTTAAAAcgatatatttattgatattgtttTCGTTGCGACAGCCCTTTACCCTCAGGTGTAGAACCACGTGGTGGAGCTCGGGATGTCACGACACTCCagtaccaagtcgatgccaaaattcaGGAAATGTTATGGTACTTGTTTTTCTACAGAACCACAAGTGTTTGACGCAGTAAACTCAACGCACACAATGTTTCCTGATGTTACATAGTGAACAACAAGTTGAAATCagcaggagagctagctaatgttagctgttagctgttagctgttagcggttagcagccggtggagcgaggttccatagagttacattatgatgcgttcaggctctataAATCCATAAATCAAATGAGCAAAAATGTGAATATTCTCTAAGAATAAAGTCGTACATTTAcgagaaatacattttacattttctctaaGATTATAAATTCCTAAATTTGCAAGAAAAAGGGTCAAAATGACtaaatctaaaatctaaaagAAAAAACCTCGATTATTCCCTGAGATTCAACCGTCACAGGACAAAATGTCTAAATGTCAAAACTAGACTTTTACAATGATGTCGACTctgctgcttgtttttctttgcatgcTTTAATCCAACACGTCAGTCcagatattgtgtgtgtgtgtgtgtgtgtgtgtgtgtatgtgtgtgctgcagctgctgcttatGTTCATGAAACATTCATCGTTTTAGTGAAAACATCGAGGATTTTTCGGcttcttgtttttatattttgtcattgAATCAATAGTTTCAGAGTTTGAAGCTCGTCCTGATGTTGTTCAGCACGAGAAGTCTTGTGGAAGACAACAGGCTTCAGGGTCTTTCAATAATCCATCCGTGTGTTTACAAGgttaagttttattttgaagtgagTTCATTGGACGTGCAGTAAGTCACCAGATGTTTCTGCTCCTCAGGGAGTGATCCTGGTGTACGACATCACCAACCGCTGGTCATTTGATGGGATCGACAGGTGGATCAAAGAGATAGACGAGGTCAGTGATCACGTAATGAATCTGTCCATCacagtttctgtgttttatcGCCGCGTGGTGTCTCTGCAGTTACTTCATatctgaacacaacacactcacTGCACACGAGGCTGCTCTGCACCAGGAACACAGCAGCTGTGCTGTACCAGGGTCCACCAGGAACTTTAACGATTTAATTTGATGCTTCTTGTTTTTCATAGCCCAGCTGTTTGTCCTGAGAACATAAGCTGccaaaaataagtaaataacttaacaaattaataaatatgcaaataaatgtaccaaaaataacataaaaaaataaatgaaggcaGATATTCCTATTTTAATTTGCttctttattcatttactttaatattaaaatgttccttttatttatttatgtatttataatgtataaagaaaacagaaatatatgaataaatacatacacgtggaatgtaatattaatattttaaattcctttaaaataaataatataaataaatgtataataaataaataaaagggaaaattaAATAGGTGAATTAATACAAAggtaattaaataaagttttatcaaCGAATAATTTAAATTGAATGacatcattgttttgtttttgcagcttCCACCATCCATGGTGTTCAGGGTTAAATCCaagacattaaacattttatattattagaaAACATGAGATCTTCCACTTTGGTCATCATCATAAAACCTTCATGTTCAGACTCAGCTGTAGTGATcttatatactttaaatatttagCTGATGACGCTATCTAAATATAGATTCAGACACTTCTGTTTCAGCTGGAGTCTGTTTTTACCCAGCATGCTCCAGGGGTGCCCAAGATCCTCGTGGGGAACCGCCTGCACCTGGCCTACAAGCGGCAGGTGACCACGGAGCAGGCGCAGGTGTATGCGGAGAAGCTGGGCATCACCTTCTTCGAGGTCAGTCCGCTGTGCAACTTCAACATCACCGAGTCGTTCACCGAATTGGCTCGCATCGTGCTGATGAGGCATGGCATGGAGCGACTGTGGAGGCCCAACAGAGGTGAGTCTCTGTGGTCGttctgtctgtgagtctctgtggttgttctttGAGTCTctggttgttctgtgagtctctgtggttgttatttgagtctctgtggttgttctgtgagtctctgtggttgttctgtgggtctctgtggttgttctgtgagtctctgtggttgttctgtgagtctctgtggttgttctgtgagtctctgtggttgttctgtgagtctctgtggttgttctgtgagtctctgtggttgttcactgagtctctgtggttgttctgtgagtctctgtggttgttctgtgagtctctgtggttgttctgtgagtctctgtggttgttcactgagtctctgtggttgttctgtgagtct from Cottoperca gobio unplaced genomic scaffold, fCotGob3.1 fCotGob3_279arrow_ctg1, whole genome shotgun sequence includes the following:
- the rab40b gene encoding ras-related protein Rab-40B isoform X2, with translation MSHRSSPARAHDFLLKFLLVGDSDVGKGEILASLQDGASESPYGYNLGIDYKTTTILLDGRRVKLQLWDTSGQGRFCTIFRSYSRGAQGVILVYDITNRWSFDGIDRWIKEIDEHAPGVPKILVGNRLHLAYKRQVTTEQAQVYAEKLGITFFEVSPLCNFNITESFTELARIVLMRHGMERLWRPNRVLSLQDLCCRSIVSCTPVHLVDKLPLPAALKSHLKSFSVANGLNARMMHGRSYSVTASAHHGATKRTGGALLKKHKLTRPPLSPPAQSCRNSCKIS
- the rab40b gene encoding ras-related protein Rab-40B isoform X1 — its product is MSHRSSPARAHDFLLKFLLVGDSDVGKGEILASLQDGASESPYGYNLGIDYKTTTILLDGRRVKLQLWDTSGQGRFCTIFRSYSRGAQGVILVYDITNRWSFDGIDRWIKEIDEHAPGVPKILVGNRLHLAYKRQVTTEQAQVYAEKLGITFFEVSPLCNFNITESFTELARIVLMRHGMERLWRPNRGSSVLSLQDLCCRSIVSCTPVHLVDKLPLPAALKSHLKSFSVANGLNARMMHGRSYSVTASAHHGATKRTGGALLKKHKLTRPPLSPPAQSCRNSCKIS